CAGTATCTTCGAGGATCACCATGCGATCGTCGGGTGCAGCTGAAACGATTTCTGCGATGATTGCGTTGGCGAGCGTGGTCTTGCCGGAGCCAGTGCCGCCGGAAATGACGATGTTCATGCGGGCGTCGATCGCGCTGCGAATGGCTGATGCCTGCGCCTCTGTCATCACCTTCGAGGACACATAATCGTTGAGCGGGACGAGACGCGAGGCGCGGCGACGGATCGTGAAGGCAGGCCCTGAGACGATTGGTGGAAGCAGTCCTTCAAATCGATGGCCACCGATCGGAAGTTCGCCCGAGATGATCGGGCGCTCGTCGTCTGCCTCCGACTGGAGCGCGTGTGCGACGCTACCGATGACCACTTCCGCCGCCGCTGGCGCCATGACCCCAGCCTCCGCGACACCGTGACCCAGACGCTCGATGAACAGTCGGCCGTCAGGGTTGAGCATGATCTCGACGACCGTGGAATCGTTGAGCGCGACACATAGTTGATCGCCAAGCGCATCCTGGAGCTTGCGGACGAGGCGAGGGTGGGAACGTAGCTGGTTCACGCTGCGCTCCTCTCCGGGTGATCATCGGCACAAGAGAGAACGGACCGATAGTTCGAAGGGCGAACCTGTTCG
This sequence is a window from Agrobacterium tumefaciens. Protein-coding genes within it:
- the trbB gene encoding P-type conjugative transfer ATPase TrbB; its protein translation is MNQLRSHPRLVRKLQDALGDQLCVALNDSTVVEIMLNPDGRLFIERLGHGVAEAGVMAPAAAEVVIGSVAHALQSEADDERPIISGELPIGGHRFEGLLPPIVSGPAFTIRRRASRLVPLNDYVSSKVMTEAQASAIRSAIDARMNIVISGGTGSGKTTLANAIIAEIVSAAPDDRMVILEDTAEIQCAAENAVCLHTSDTIDMARLLKSTMRLRPDRIIVGEVRDGAALTLLKAWNTGHPGGVTTIHSNTAMSALRRLEQLTAEASQQPMQEVIGEAVDLVVSIERTGKGRRVREVIHIEGYRNSHYQTEHYAQIDEDSHVA